In one window of Reinekea forsetii DNA:
- a CDS encoding chemotaxis protein CheB — translation MKGKHNRVGIIASTALAQHQLEWVIADAGYEVAVNTSPERLNKLFLANETIRLWVVELAEDGQWSELLQDILDLTQAPILFGDGQIPAKNHQDYPRWCKRMQKKMHAFAPVLQAAVSAPQFDLDVLMRCVEKPRFELPESLKNAPNPDLGPIWVLCASLGGPQAVKDFLDLLPLDIPATFLYAQHIDAGCLAALVQSVGRHAALTMTYAEHGLSLVNGQVAVVPVDHEILFANHPAVLWQDREWSGPYGPSHDQLLKNAAEHFGRQCNAIIFSGMGSDGTLGSALVKEMGGTVWAQATESCVQSSMPDAADQAGSVDWRGSPAQLAEKLIVWLAQRQTQTA, via the coding sequence ATGAAGGGCAAGCACAACCGCGTTGGCATCATTGCCTCGACCGCCTTAGCTCAGCATCAGTTGGAATGGGTCATTGCCGATGCCGGTTACGAAGTGGCGGTGAATACCTCGCCAGAGCGTCTCAATAAGCTTTTCTTGGCCAATGAAACGATCCGTTTATGGGTGGTCGAGTTAGCCGAGGACGGACAATGGAGCGAGCTATTACAGGATATTCTCGATCTAACCCAGGCCCCTATCTTGTTTGGTGACGGCCAGATACCGGCCAAAAATCATCAAGATTACCCCCGCTGGTGCAAACGCATGCAAAAAAAAATGCATGCCTTTGCACCGGTTTTGCAAGCGGCGGTCAGCGCGCCCCAATTTGACCTCGATGTACTGATGCGCTGCGTTGAAAAACCGCGCTTCGAATTGCCGGAGTCATTAAAGAATGCACCCAATCCGGACTTAGGCCCGATCTGGGTGTTGTGCGCGTCCTTGGGCGGTCCGCAAGCGGTTAAGGATTTTCTCGATCTGTTGCCGCTCGACATACCGGCCACCTTTTTGTATGCCCAGCATATAGATGCCGGCTGTTTAGCGGCCTTGGTGCAGTCGGTTGGTCGTCACGCCGCGCTGACTATGACCTATGCCGAACACGGCCTGTCATTGGTCAATGGCCAGGTGGCTGTGGTGCCAGTAGATCACGAGATTCTGTTTGCCAACCATCCAGCGGTACTCTGGCAGGACCGAGAATGGAGCGGCCCCTACGGTCCCAGTCACGATCAGTTATTGAAAAACGCTGCCGAGCATTTCGGTCGTCAATGCAACGCGATTATCTTCAGCGGTATGGGCAGCGATGGCACCCTGGGTTCGGCCCTGGTTAAGGAGATGGGTGGCACCGTATGGGCCCAGGCCACCGAGAGTTGTGTGCAAAGTTCAATGCCCGATGCCGCTGACCAAGCCGGCAGCGTCGATTGGCGCGGTTCCCCGGCTCAATTGGCCGAAAAATTAATCGTCTGGCTGGCGCAGCGACAAACGCAAACGGCCTAG
- a CDS encoding class I adenylate cyclase, which yields MTDTWPHPDTTGFIHSGAASADHIRHVLSRFTQANDGRLARCRDDLKPKQQQAFDLLPLLFHLSHQSLPGYSGDPHCPTGIAQYQPAKSLLKAAQRLTGGLMSQGPALHKAAISGLYLIGTGGSIGQAIGTELMIWVCFETPLSARQLALLREKTDQLTQWAQGFHLVLRFVLVDARHWQVSSHPSSAVGGPRSGSDGRRLDEFYQTAQVLAGVYPAWWLVPTAYEGDYAATLQALYHTGAVDKSQCIDFGGLGALASDDFAGAGLRQIYQAIDSPYQSVLMLILLEIYARQLPHIDCLAQAYKNRIYRMQLSLDDLDPYVMLYQKIESYLLAHDQTKRLELIRRCFYFKVGLKLSQRTHALGWRHELMDNLVQSWGWSAAALKHLDAVRAWTIEDMLTERRLLIAELTQSYRALCQYSPSQPPSDGLSRADRLSLNRKLHAAFDRRQGKINYIHIGLDVDLSNQRVHLYERASREDPGVYQWGVYDRPMSQQSRTPALKSANGLVEALLWCHLNGLLTAALQVPIFPARHEVNDDEVRTALTALRNQVPNPRPHTEAHCFDRPARVTRVLLIINLGCDPRQSRSDSSVHSLDQVLVNSWGEVEVERFATQDALAKGLKSLLNRIHAQAPDDLPALVTLCPSQVEPSVLALRVDALMQAALAALCSIGQPPNNRFICRIGNRYLLYQAHNRTIGYVPTDSLDELRMQLALEQADYSRLIFDRQFALDHPLWAKLYRLHRPHAVLLACEKRHQQATLYLIDEQGSLLVFKQPVRNLATLWAPLLQFLHATDQRRSGIDDRKPKADNHFVQIERSPGRFDLKKTGLNDWAQAAHFIGIGVTVTLSAQGGYDYRVVCGEQEFHSPAWGDLFYRAIASYGLGLDPSRANPEIYIIDLALTSAVIDHLPLGRDQTMHYLQFKLKLERRIHAAQADL from the coding sequence ATGACTGATACCTGGCCCCACCCAGACACGACTGGTTTCATCCACAGTGGTGCTGCCTCGGCAGACCATATTCGACATGTTTTGAGCCGATTTACGCAGGCAAATGACGGCCGTCTGGCGCGTTGTCGGGACGACTTGAAGCCCAAGCAACAGCAGGCCTTTGATCTATTACCGCTGTTGTTTCACCTGAGCCATCAGAGCCTACCGGGCTATTCAGGCGACCCCCATTGTCCAACCGGCATTGCCCAGTACCAGCCTGCGAAGAGCCTGCTCAAGGCGGCCCAACGACTCACCGGGGGCTTGATGAGCCAGGGTCCAGCGCTCCACAAAGCCGCTATCTCGGGCCTCTATTTGATCGGTACCGGTGGCAGTATTGGCCAAGCAATTGGCACCGAGCTGATGATATGGGTCTGTTTCGAGACCCCGCTATCGGCCCGACAGCTGGCTTTGCTGCGGGAAAAGACCGACCAACTCACCCAGTGGGCGCAAGGGTTTCATCTGGTGCTGCGCTTCGTGCTAGTGGATGCGCGCCATTGGCAAGTGAGCTCACATCCCTCATCGGCAGTCGGAGGCCCAAGATCTGGCAGCGATGGCCGGCGGCTCGATGAATTCTACCAAACGGCACAGGTCTTGGCGGGTGTATACCCCGCCTGGTGGTTGGTGCCGACGGCTTATGAAGGCGATTATGCGGCAACATTGCAGGCGCTTTATCACACTGGGGCGGTCGATAAATCTCAGTGCATCGATTTTGGCGGGCTCGGCGCATTGGCAAGCGACGATTTTGCCGGCGCCGGCCTTCGGCAAATTTATCAAGCGATCGACTCGCCCTATCAATCGGTATTAATGCTAATTTTACTGGAAATCTATGCGCGCCAGTTGCCCCATATCGACTGCCTGGCACAGGCTTATAAAAACAGAATTTATCGCATGCAGCTCTCGCTCGATGATCTCGATCCCTATGTCATGCTGTACCAGAAAATAGAATCCTATCTGTTGGCACATGACCAAACTAAGCGGCTGGAGTTGATTCGACGCTGCTTTTATTTCAAGGTTGGCCTCAAGCTGTCGCAACGCACGCACGCGCTCGGGTGGCGCCATGAATTAATGGACAACTTGGTGCAGTCCTGGGGTTGGTCGGCGGCCGCGCTCAAACATCTGGACGCCGTCCGAGCGTGGACCATCGAAGATATGTTGACGGAACGCCGGCTATTAATTGCTGAGCTGACCCAAAGCTATAGGGCCCTGTGTCAATATTCGCCCAGTCAGCCGCCCAGTGACGGCCTATCTCGAGCGGACCGACTGAGCCTCAATCGCAAATTACACGCCGCATTCGATCGGCGTCAGGGTAAGATCAACTATATCCACATTGGCTTGGATGTCGACCTCAGTAACCAACGAGTTCACCTCTATGAACGCGCCAGCCGAGAAGATCCGGGCGTCTACCAATGGGGCGTGTACGATCGGCCGATGAGCCAACAGTCGCGTACCCCAGCACTCAAATCGGCCAATGGTTTGGTGGAAGCATTGCTCTGGTGCCATCTAAATGGCCTGCTCACGGCTGCGCTGCAGGTTCCCATCTTTCCCGCCCGGCATGAGGTCAACGACGATGAGGTTCGCACGGCGTTGACTGCGCTTCGAAACCAGGTACCCAACCCAAGACCGCACACCGAAGCGCACTGCTTTGATCGGCCGGCGCGGGTGACTCGGGTCTTGCTGATTATTAATCTCGGATGCGATCCGCGCCAGTCTCGTTCGGACAGCTCGGTGCACAGTCTCGATCAGGTACTGGTGAACAGTTGGGGCGAGGTCGAGGTCGAACGGTTTGCCACGCAGGATGCGCTGGCCAAGGGGCTGAAATCGCTCCTGAATCGAATCCATGCGCAGGCACCCGATGACCTTCCGGCGTTGGTCACCCTGTGTCCCAGTCAGGTCGAGCCTTCAGTATTGGCGCTGCGCGTTGACGCCCTTATGCAAGCTGCTTTGGCGGCATTGTGCAGCATCGGACAGCCACCAAATAACCGATTCATCTGTCGTATTGGCAATCGCTATTTGCTCTATCAGGCCCATAACCGAACGATTGGCTATGTTCCGACCGACAGTCTGGACGAGCTTCGAATGCAACTGGCGCTTGAACAGGCGGACTATAGCCGGCTTATCTTCGATCGCCAGTTTGCTCTGGATCACCCCCTCTGGGCCAAACTCTACCGTTTACACCGCCCGCATGCCGTTCTGTTGGCCTGTGAAAAACGCCACCAGCAGGCGACCCTGTATCTAATCGATGAGCAAGGCTCGTTGCTGGTTTTCAAACAGCCAGTGCGCAATCTGGCAACCCTGTGGGCGCCGTTGTTGCAGTTTTTGCACGCCACCGATCAGCGCCGCTCCGGCATAGATGACCGCAAACCCAAGGCGGACAACCATTTCGTGCAAATTGAGCGCAGCCCGGGGCGCTTTGATCTGAAGAAAACAGGGCTCAATGATTGGGCCCAGGCTGCGCACTTTATCGGCATCGGGGTGACTGTCACACTGTCTGCACAGGGTGGTTATGACTATCGAGTGGTCTGTGGTGAGCAAGAATTTCACAGCCCGGCCTGGGGCGACTTATTTTACCGCGCAATCGCGTCCTATGGGCTCGGTTTGGACCCCTCGCGAGCGAACCCGGAGATCTACATCATCGACCTGGCCTTAACGTCTGCGGTAATTGACCACCTACCCCTGGGCCGGGACCAAACGATGCATTACCTGCAGTTTAAATTGAAACTCGAACGGCGCATTCATGCCGCCCAAGCAGACCTCTAG
- a CDS encoding chemotaxis protein CheW codes for MKTPSQLKAQSITDLVASLLIPVHNKSLLVPNIVIAEVVALQMISPLPEAPSWALGSILWRGEQVPVMSFEIANSEIHGRDSEQARLAVLNAASGQSRFKYFAILVQGIPRMIKLTAADVQEDKLASLGQGERMAVITQLGKAVIPDMDYLEALLDKL; via the coding sequence ATGAAAACGCCATCACAACTCAAGGCACAGTCCATAACGGATTTGGTCGCCAGTCTCTTGATTCCGGTGCACAATAAAAGTCTGCTGGTGCCCAATATTGTTATCGCCGAGGTGGTCGCCCTGCAGATGATCAGCCCATTGCCCGAGGCGCCGTCGTGGGCGCTCGGTTCAATCCTGTGGCGTGGTGAGCAGGTTCCGGTGATGAGTTTTGAAATTGCCAACAGCGAAATCCATGGCCGCGATTCCGAACAGGCCCGCCTCGCGGTGCTCAATGCGGCCAGCGGTCAGTCGCGCTTTAAATATTTTGCTATTTTGGTGCAGGGCATTCCGCGCATGATCAAGTTAACCGCGGCAGACGTGCAAGAGGACAAACTGGCCAGTTTGGGGCAGGGCGAAAGGATGGCTGTTATCACGCAACTAGGTAAGGCGGTTATTCCAGACATGGATTACCTCGAAGCGCTCTTGGACAAGCTCTAA
- a CDS encoding ATP-binding protein, translating into MISSLYARFLVLMVGGLISSFLLSNYLWYTVLESKRLAQGREMARDMAFSVGSTMEFIRAYPTEYRHIILNQFRDMGGSRYLVSINKKFINIDPFIDSDLKREFIDNFLAAIEEKLGQRLEGLSVEFADPTELRVYKNDIRLVDLPPRWAQNTLIREPESAPVLVAQVLVGEGEWLYLAGLLSDPYYLNESRYLGADQLLFLSIMLVVLLAISWVLVRWLTRPLVKLSRAARRLGTDIEYDIRSLQIEGTREVRETAMAFNFMQERVVRFIEDRERMFSAISHDLKTPITRLRLRSELMDDSDTKRKMIGDLEELESMARGALDLGKSTDIHEGMHAININQLMRTFKDEYKLMGAEIEIRGIAKRPYFGKPLALKRCISNLINNAVFYGKSLRLDVVDSRAEMKIYIVDQGPGIPEEQLDKVFEPYVRLEGSRNRNTGGAGLGLSIARNIAHAHGGRLTLRNRIGSGLEAAVILPRI; encoded by the coding sequence ATGATTTCGTCACTCTATGCCCGCTTCTTGGTCCTGATGGTAGGCGGCCTGATATCGTCCTTTCTGCTCAGCAACTACCTTTGGTATACCGTGCTGGAGTCCAAACGACTGGCACAGGGGCGTGAGATGGCCCGGGACATGGCATTTTCAGTGGGTTCGACGATGGAATTTATTCGTGCCTACCCGACCGAGTATCGCCATATTATTCTCAACCAATTCCGCGATATGGGCGGCTCCCGTTATCTGGTCTCCATTAACAAAAAATTTATCAACATTGACCCCTTCATCGATTCCGATCTAAAGCGAGAGTTTATCGATAACTTCCTCGCGGCCATCGAGGAAAAATTGGGTCAGAGGCTGGAGGGTCTGAGCGTCGAGTTTGCTGATCCGACCGAGTTGCGGGTCTACAAAAACGACATTCGCTTGGTCGATTTGCCGCCCCGTTGGGCGCAAAATACCCTGATCCGTGAGCCTGAATCGGCACCGGTTCTGGTGGCCCAGGTACTGGTCGGTGAGGGTGAATGGCTTTACTTGGCCGGCCTCTTGTCCGACCCCTATTACCTCAATGAGAGTCGCTACTTGGGTGCCGATCAATTGCTGTTCTTATCCATTATGCTCGTCGTCCTGCTGGCAATTAGCTGGGTGCTGGTGCGTTGGTTGACCCGGCCGCTGGTCAAGTTATCGCGCGCGGCACGGCGCTTAGGCACCGATATAGAGTACGATATCCGCTCGCTCCAGATTGAAGGCACCCGAGAGGTGCGCGAAACGGCGATGGCCTTTAACTTTATGCAGGAACGGGTGGTGCGTTTTATTGAGGATCGGGAGCGGATGTTCTCGGCCATTTCCCACGACTTAAAAACCCCCATTACCCGGCTGCGCTTGCGCTCCGAACTGATGGACGACTCCGACACCAAACGCAAGATGATTGGCGATTTGGAGGAACTGGAATCGATGGCGCGCGGCGCACTGGATCTGGGTAAAAGCACCGATATCCACGAAGGGATGCACGCCATCAATATCAATCAACTGATGCGCACTTTTAAAGATGAGTACAAGCTGATGGGTGCCGAGATCGAAATTCGCGGCATCGCAAAACGGCCCTATTTTGGCAAGCCATTGGCGCTCAAACGTTGCATTTCTAACCTGATTAACAATGCTGTTTTCTATGGTAAAAGTTTGCGCCTTGATGTGGTCGACAGTCGCGCTGAAATGAAGATCTACATAGTTGATCAGGGCCCGGGCATTCCCGAGGAGCAGCTCGACAAGGTCTTTGAACCTTACGTGCGGCTCGAAGGATCGCGCAATCGCAACACCGGTGGCGCCGGTTTAGGCTTGAGTATTGCGCGCAACATTGCCCATGCCCATGGCGGGCGTCTAACCTTACGCAATAGGATTGGCTCGGGCCTGGAAGCCGCGGTTATATTGCCGCGCATATGA
- a CDS encoding response regulator — MTSEHPKKLLVVDDDQEIRELLAVYLQKNGFTVAVAAEGNAMRHLMAAEQFDLIVLDIMLPGDDGFVLCQEIRAQSSIPIIMLTAGSDETDRIIGLELGADDYVGKPFNPRELLARIKAVLRRFDETKSKVQPLDTLRFGAFTLHAANRELQYADEPPESLNGADFNLLRLFLSRPGQVLSRDDLSLHLRGRDSSPFDRSIDVQISRLRSRLRDDGKSPQMIKTVRGAGYILTTPVEPAK, encoded by the coding sequence ATGACTTCAGAGCATCCAAAAAAACTGCTGGTGGTTGATGATGACCAGGAAATTCGCGAGCTACTCGCCGTTTATCTGCAAAAAAATGGCTTTACCGTCGCCGTGGCCGCAGAAGGTAACGCGATGCGTCACCTTATGGCTGCCGAACAGTTCGATTTAATCGTCCTCGACATCATGCTACCCGGTGACGATGGCTTCGTTCTGTGCCAGGAAATTCGTGCCCAATCTAGCATCCCCATCATTATGCTCACCGCCGGATCCGATGAGACCGATCGCATCATCGGTTTGGAGCTCGGTGCCGATGACTACGTCGGCAAACCCTTCAATCCGCGCGAACTGTTGGCGCGAATCAAAGCGGTCCTGCGCCGTTTTGACGAGACCAAAAGCAAGGTTCAGCCGCTGGATACGCTGCGTTTCGGCGCGTTCACGCTGCACGCCGCGAATCGAGAATTGCAGTATGCTGACGAGCCCCCCGAGTCCTTGAATGGGGCCGATTTCAATCTGTTGCGGTTATTCCTGTCGCGACCGGGCCAGGTATTGAGCCGGGACGATCTGTCCTTGCATCTGCGCGGGCGTGATTCGTCGCCCTTCGACCGTTCCATTGATGTGCAGATCAGTCGGCTGCGTAGCCGCTTGCGCGACGACGGCAAGTCGCCCCAGATGATCAAAACCGTGCGCGGTGCCGGTTATATATTAACCACACCCGTCGAACCGGCTAAGTAG